A DNA window from Undibacterium sp. YM2 contains the following coding sequences:
- a CDS encoding GNAT family N-acetyltransferase, whose protein sequence is MNIRTYTNNDWPRLCAIHDAARVFELQAAGLPDAYLSLEQTGKNEGLFDGDIVVAEIDGEVQGFAAWCQGELTWLYVDPASFRQGTGRQLLRHAIAAHEGQLDTEVLQGNEAALALYLSEGFTIVEHSRGKLAGNESFSASGYVLRLGLTI, encoded by the coding sequence ATGAACATCAGAACCTACACCAACAACGACTGGCCACGCCTGTGCGCCATCCACGACGCTGCACGCGTCTTTGAACTGCAAGCCGCGGGTTTGCCAGACGCCTACCTGAGCCTGGAACAAACCGGCAAGAATGAAGGCCTCTTCGATGGCGACATCGTCGTCGCTGAAATAGATGGAGAGGTGCAAGGCTTTGCCGCCTGGTGCCAAGGCGAGCTGACCTGGCTCTATGTTGATCCAGCCAGTTTCAGGCAAGGCACAGGCAGGCAATTGCTGCGCCACGCCATCGCCGCCCATGAAGGCCAGCTCGACACCGAAGTCTTGCAAGGCAATGAAGCAGCACTCGCGCTTTATCTCAGCGAAGGTTTTACTATCGTTGAACACTCCCGTGGCAAGCTCGCAGGCAATGAAAGTTTCAGCGCATCTGGCTATGTGCTGAGGCTTGGGTTGACCATATAA
- a CDS encoding DUF4399 domain-containing protein, with protein sequence MKLQLNKNHLPYLAALLALPCLTFSADKAKPAPVINTPDNTVCSSNAVERTLPFPVGDKALYFLNLRDGDKVRSPFRVAFSVSGMGVAPVQAGNIDGTGHHHILIDLDLPQDIKKPIPFDSAEEFQHQHYKHFGKGETETVLNLPPGKHKLRLMFANHQHVPYYIASKEVNIEVLASKG encoded by the coding sequence ATGAAACTCCAGCTCAACAAAAACCATCTACCTTACCTGGCAGCGCTGTTGGCCCTGCCCTGCCTGACATTTTCTGCGGACAAGGCCAAGCCTGCGCCTGTCATCAACACGCCGGACAACACGGTTTGCAGCAGCAATGCGGTGGAGCGTACCCTGCCTTTCCCGGTCGGTGACAAAGCATTATATTTCCTGAACCTGCGCGATGGTGACAAGGTGCGTTCACCGTTCAGGGTGGCATTCTCTGTTTCAGGCATGGGTGTCGCGCCTGTGCAGGCGGGTAATATCGATGGCACCGGCCATCATCACATCTTGATTGACCTGGATTTGCCGCAGGACATCAAGAAACCTATCCCGTTTGACAGTGCAGAAGAATTCCAGCACCAGCATTACAAGCATTTTGGCAAAGGCGAAACCGAGACCGTGCTGAACCTGCCACCAGGAAAACACAAGCTGCGCCTGATGTTTGCCAACCACCAGCATGTACCTTATTACATCGCCAGCAAGGAAGTCAATATCGAGGTGCTGGCGAGCAAGGGGTGA
- a CDS encoding phage tail protein: MALPGMFPPFAMPTTFGQVPVGSVIAYAGAVSTRDEVQAHTAHLEASGWLVCDGRMLMVHLYPELFAVLGYLYGGQGDQFGIPDYRAGSAPGTGTSGVNALKGASYIIKYSYGPVAPMR, from the coding sequence ATGGCACTACCTGGCATGTTTCCCCCTTTTGCCATGCCCACGACATTTGGCCAGGTCCCGGTGGGATCGGTGATTGCCTATGCCGGCGCGGTTAGCACAAGGGACGAAGTACAAGCGCATACAGCACACCTGGAAGCCAGTGGCTGGCTGGTTTGTGATGGCCGCATGCTGATGGTTCACCTGTATCCTGAATTATTCGCCGTACTTGGCTATCTTTATGGTGGCCAGGGTGATCAATTCGGTATTCCTGACTATAGAGCCGGCTCTGCACCCGGCACAGGAACTTCCGGGGTGAACGCCTTGAAAGGCGCTTCCTATATCATCAAATATAGTTATGGGCCGGTTGCTCCGATGCGTTAA
- a CDS encoding cell envelope biogenesis protein TolA yields MNKLITALIASTVLMGSAFAQTPAAPAKAASASAVASTPAPAVKAASASAMASTPATETKAEVKPAVEKKAKHVKHAKKEHTDKKADDAKAAAPAASTPAASK; encoded by the coding sequence ATGAACAAGCTCATTACCGCCCTGATCGCTTCTACTGTTTTGATGGGTAGCGCATTTGCACAAACGCCTGCTGCACCAGCCAAGGCAGCCTCTGCCTCTGCCGTTGCCAGCACACCGGCACCTGCTGTAAAAGCTGCATCGGCATCGGCCATGGCTTCAACTCCAGCAACAGAAACCAAAGCAGAAGTCAAACCTGCGGTAGAGAAAAAAGCAAAGCATGTGAAGCATGCCAAGAAAGAACATACGGACAAGAAAGCGGACGATGCCAAGGCAGCTGCACCAGCAGCATCCACTCCGGCAGCATCGAAGTAA
- a CDS encoding GNAT family N-acetyltransferase, which produces MSTHLNAQHPSQQYLRYPEEDHAASLQANPELVGRWLKGWALARDTAQPVAAHGGWRVDVGWPEQKARYVFPGLLPDIAELAHSINEPWIFLKTCTSAAALQAMLPAHWIIQRPGYMMTLAASMPEAPDLPAGYKLDIALTQSISTVRVLTTEDEVAASGRIVLVDGLAIYDSIETQAAHQRRGLGRVLMKQLETIAAEHGIHGGGLVATPQGRALYASLGWELHSLYSTAVIQAPA; this is translated from the coding sequence ATGAGCACACACCTCAATGCACAACACCCGAGCCAACAGTATCTGCGTTATCCAGAAGAAGACCATGCAGCCTCGCTACAGGCAAACCCTGAGCTGGTCGGGCGCTGGCTCAAGGGCTGGGCGCTGGCACGAGACACGGCCCAGCCTGTCGCTGCGCATGGTGGCTGGCGTGTTGATGTAGGCTGGCCTGAGCAAAAGGCACGTTATGTTTTCCCTGGCTTGTTGCCAGATATCGCAGAGCTGGCCCACAGCATCAACGAACCCTGGATTTTTTTGAAAACCTGCACGTCCGCTGCCGCACTACAGGCCATGCTGCCTGCACACTGGATCATACAGCGCCCCGGTTACATGATGACGCTGGCAGCCAGCATGCCAGAAGCGCCGGATTTACCAGCGGGATATAAACTCGATATCGCGCTGACGCAGTCCATCTCCACGGTGCGGGTGCTGACGACAGAGGATGAAGTGGCCGCGTCCGGACGCATCGTGCTGGTCGATGGGCTTGCCATCTATGACAGCATAGAAACGCAGGCGGCACACCAGCGGCGCGGCCTGGGGCGTGTGCTCATGAAGCAACTGGAGACCATCGCGGCAGAGCACGGCATCCACGGCGGCGGACTGGTGGCAACTCCCCAGGGCCGGGCACTGTATGCCAGCCTGGGCTGGGAATTGCATTCACTGTACAGCACCGCCGTCATCCAGGCACCAGCCTGA
- a CDS encoding ATP-binding protein gives MVHSDTSSFVRVGGMQLGSEQRHCQQHGGYTAYSHKSGIWSACQQCQQASDAQQRQASLQQQRQAQQAALWQKRLGRAAIPARFAERSLHNYHPTCAAAEQALRTCQAYAQEFDAVLKTGRSLIFCGSVGTGKTHLAVGIARHIMDAGKQAVMSSVLKAVRRIKESYRRDSPHTEAELIQEFVEPDLLILDEVGVQFGSDTEKMLLFDIINGRYEVMKPSILISNLGLAELEHYIGTRAMDRLREGGGKAVVFDWESYRRVV, from the coding sequence ATGGTTCATTCTGACACCAGCAGTTTTGTCCGCGTCGGCGGCATGCAGCTTGGCAGCGAGCAAAGGCATTGCCAGCAGCATGGCGGCTACACCGCCTACTCGCACAAGAGCGGCATCTGGTCTGCCTGCCAGCAATGCCAGCAAGCCAGCGACGCTCAACAACGCCAGGCCAGCCTGCAACAACAGCGGCAAGCGCAACAAGCGGCACTGTGGCAAAAACGCCTGGGCCGTGCCGCCATACCGGCACGCTTTGCAGAACGCAGCCTGCACAATTATCACCCGACCTGTGCTGCCGCAGAGCAGGCATTGCGCACTTGCCAGGCCTATGCGCAAGAGTTTGATGCGGTCCTCAAAACTGGCCGCAGCCTGATTTTTTGCGGCAGCGTTGGCACCGGTAAAACCCATCTGGCCGTGGGCATTGCCAGGCACATCATGGATGCAGGCAAACAGGCCGTGATGAGTTCCGTTTTAAAAGCAGTACGCCGCATCAAAGAAAGCTACCGCCGCGACAGCCCTCACACCGAGGCGGAATTGATACAGGAATTTGTAGAACCAGACTTGCTGATACTCGACGAAGTCGGCGTCCAGTTCGGCAGCGACACAGAAAAAATGCTGCTGTTCGACATCATCAACGGCCGCTACGAAGTCATGAAACCCAGCATCCTCATCAGCAATCTGGGTCTGGCAGAACTCGAACACTACATCGGCACCCGCGCCATGGACAGGCTGCGCGAAGGCGGTGGCAAGGCCGTGGTGTTTGATTGGGAATCGTACCGGCGGGTGGTTTGA
- a CDS encoding LexA family transcriptional regulator produces the protein MDAKTNIKYLMDKSGMNPTSLATALEKMFPDEVRVPQATIFRIVEGITKDPRTSSLAPIAKFFNVTLSDLRSKDLRGHESSQPVAANDEQISIAAINYYAAKGSCGGGAHNEDAEPKGQLIKELGFFKKYGVKPENLAAIYADGSSMADFIVDGDMVIIDQTKTEPQSGKIFAIQHPDGLRIKQLRREIDGTWVLESRNPDKRTYPDERITPENVGLLKIIGRFVYRQGG, from the coding sequence ATGGACGCTAAAACTAATATCAAATATCTCATGGATAAGTCGGGCATGAACCCGACTTCGTTGGCAACTGCCCTGGAAAAAATGTTCCCTGATGAAGTCAGGGTGCCGCAGGCGACGATATTCCGTATTGTCGAGGGCATCACCAAGGACCCGCGCACCTCGTCGCTGGCGCCGATTGCCAAGTTCTTTAATGTCACCCTGTCTGACTTGCGCAGCAAGGATTTGCGCGGGCATGAGAGCAGCCAGCCTGTCGCGGCCAATGATGAACAGATCAGCATCGCTGCTATTAATTACTATGCGGCCAAGGGCTCTTGCGGTGGCGGTGCACATAATGAAGATGCCGAACCCAAGGGCCAACTGATTAAAGAGCTGGGCTTTTTCAAGAAATATGGCGTCAAACCTGAGAACCTGGCGGCCATCTATGCTGATGGCAGCTCCATGGCTGACTTTATCGTTGATGGCGACATGGTCATCATCGACCAGACCAAGACTGAACCACAGAGCGGCAAAATCTTTGCCATCCAGCATCCGGACGGCCTGCGCATCAAGCAATTACGGCGCGAAATTGACGGCACCTGGGTGCTGGAAAGCCGCAACCCCGATAAACGCACTTATCCCGATGAGCGCATCACGCCTGAGAATGTGGGCTTGCTGAAAATCATAGGGCGCTTTGTTTACAGGCAGGGCGGCTGA
- a CDS encoding GNAT family N-acetyltransferase — MQTVLSQALHTPRLIVRAIQENDLPDLFKVFSDDTVTRFLPYITWEDTLAAHSWYARAREMAAQASAVQCVIVDKESSQVIGSCLLFRFDTESERCELGYALAQSHWGGGYMAEALRALLTHAFGEMGINRVEAEVDPRNPASAQLLRKLGFTQEGLLRQRWKMKGEIKDTWMFSLLRDEWQAANRPG; from the coding sequence ATGCAAACTGTACTCTCGCAAGCCCTCCACACCCCGCGCCTGATCGTGCGCGCCATACAAGAAAACGACCTGCCTGACTTGTTCAAGGTATTTTCTGACGACACCGTCACCCGCTTTTTACCGTATATCACCTGGGAAGATACACTCGCTGCCCATAGCTGGTATGCGCGCGCCAGGGAAATGGCGGCGCAGGCATCCGCCGTGCAATGCGTGATCGTCGATAAAGAAAGCAGCCAGGTCATTGGTTCTTGCCTGCTGTTTCGCTTTGATACCGAGAGTGAACGCTGTGAGCTGGGCTATGCCCTGGCGCAATCGCACTGGGGCGGTGGCTACATGGCCGAAGCCCTGCGCGCCCTGCTGACGCACGCCTTTGGCGAGATGGGCATCAACCGCGTCGAGGCAGAAGTCGATCCCCGCAACCCCGCCTCTGCCCAGCTCTTGCGCAAACTGGGCTTTACCCAGGAAGGCTTGCTACGCCAGCGCTGGAAGATGAAGGGCGAGATCAAGGACACCTGGATGTTTAGCCTCTTGCGCGATGAATGGCAGGCGGCGAACCGGCCAGGTTGA
- the ssb gene encoding single-stranded DNA-binding protein yields the protein MASVNKVILVGNLGRDPETRYAPSGEAVSNITIATTDNWKDRTSGERKERTEWHRISFFGRLAEVVAMHLKKGATVYVEGSLRTRKYTDKDGQEKFITEVRGDTMQMLSSRSAAQADGTDGTPLKPRQPARAPETWDNMDDDLPF from the coding sequence ATGGCATCCGTCAATAAAGTGATCCTCGTTGGCAACCTGGGCCGCGACCCTGAAACCCGCTACGCCCCCAGTGGCGAAGCCGTCAGCAACATCACCATTGCCACCACCGACAACTGGAAAGACAGAACAAGCGGTGAACGCAAAGAACGCACGGAGTGGCACCGCATCAGCTTCTTTGGCCGCCTGGCAGAAGTGGTCGCCATGCATCTCAAGAAAGGCGCGACCGTCTATGTAGAAGGCAGCCTGCGCACCCGCAAATACACAGACAAGGATGGCCAGGAAAAATTCATCACTGAAGTGCGCGGCGACACGATGCAGATGCTCAGCAGCAGATCAGCAGCCCAGGCAGATGGCACGGATGGCACACCGCTAAAACCCCGCCAGCCAGCCCGCGCACCTGAGACCTGGGACAACATGGATGATGATTTACCGTTTTAA